DNA from Canis lupus dingo isolate Sandy chromosome 27, ASM325472v2, whole genome shotgun sequence:
ACGGTGCATAGCCCTGTATTCCAACCTCTGTAGGAAACTGCCTTCATTAAGAAAGCATGCAAGAGCTCAGAACTAGGCCCCATCTCCCGCATGCACAGCATGGGTGGTGGATGCAGCAGCACCAACCACTGGGAGACGGAGTCTGGATAGATGGTAGATGACTGGTAAGCATGGCTGTTTCCAGAGATTTGCAAATCATTCTCACCTAAGGGGCAATGCTGAAGGGGAGAATGTTATTGTTTCCTCTGAAACCTCAACccattcatcattttaaatacatacagtAAGGCTGagcactttttttcttctaggaaaaTGTGTCTAAACATCTCCCAAATATGATCTTCTATAAGCTAACAGCCAGCATGCTGTTCCCTCAAATACTCCATTCCTCACTTTCTTAAACTTTTCCTCATTGCCATGGGTTCCAGGTCCAACCATCTTAGCCTTGCACCTCTGAACACATTTTGGAGAGTGGCTAATCCTCAGTGTTTACAGCCCTGGGGCAGATGTGGTACTTCATTTGAGGCCTGCCCAAATCAGAATAAAGTATAACTATCGCTTCCTGTTTTTGATAGGTGACCCTGGTATCCTCACTGCCCCACAACATTGTCAATTACATCTTTTCCTAATGTTCAAAACATTGACCACCACTCATTGTCTTTTATAGCTGGGTCTCTGGGCTCAAGTGAGTACCTTACATTCCCTACAAACTATCTCACCTGTGCTTTCTTGTCCTCCCTCCTCAAGCAGGTCCAAGACAGTGGACCTAAGGAATGGCAGCACAGTGACAGAGTTCATCCTCGTGGGCTTTGAGCAGAGCTCCTCTTCCACTCAGGCATTACTCTTTGCTCTCTTCCTAGCCCTCTACAGCCTTGCCATGGCCATGAATGGCCTCATCATCTTCATCACCTGGACAGACCCCAGGCTCAACagccccatgtacttcttccttggCCACCTGTCCTTCCTGGATGTCTGcttcatcaccaccactatcCCACAGATGCTGATCCACCTGGTGGTCAAGAACCACATTGTCTCCTTTGCCTCTTGCTTGACCCAGATGTATCTGGTTTTTGGTGTAGGTGTTGCTGAGTGCATCCTCTTGGCCTTTATGGCCTATGACCGTTATGTTGCTATCTGCCACCCGCTCAGCTATGCCCAGATCATGAGCCGGCGGGTCTGTGTGAAGCTGGTGAGTACTGCCTGGTTCTTTGGGCTGATCAATGGGATTCTGCTGGATTATATGACATTTCGTGGTCCCTTCTGTAGAGACAACCACATAGAGAACTTCTTCTGTGAGGCCCCCATAGTGATTGCCCTGTCTTGTGGAGACCCCCAGTTTAGTCTCAGGACAATCTTTGCTGATGCCGTCGTGGTGCTGCTCAGCCCCATGGTGCTCATTGTCATCTCCTATGCCCGCATCCTGGCCTCCATCCTTGGCAGAGCCTCCTCCTCAGGTCGAGGGAAGACCTTCTCTACTTGTGCCTCCCATCTGACTGTGGTCATCTTTTTCTACACCTCTGCCATGTTCTCTTACATGAACCCTCGCAGCACACATGGCCCTGACAAAGACAagcctttctccctcctctacACCATCATCACCCCCATGTGCAACCCCATCATCTATAGTTTTCgaaacaaggaaatgaaaggagCCATGGTGAGGGCCCTTGGGAGGACCAGCCTGGCACAGGCAGAGTCTGTCTAGTAGGAAGCCTCCAAGAAGAAATGCTCCCTCCCCTAACCCTGACAATTGGGAATCCTCCCATGCTAACAGGTTCCAGGAAAGAGCATTCATCATTTTCTTCCTACTAGCAGCAGACCTGGAAGATCCTGTTGATGGCTTATGCTCATGTCTGATTTCAtcaagtgctcttttttttttttttcttttggatataacagtttattctttattctttcacttgttttttttttattttacatatatatatatatttttaattgaagttctatttggcaacatatagtataacacccattaCTCATCAAGTGTTCTTTTATCTTGGTCCTTTTCAGGATAATTCgagactttgtttttcttctatgttaTCACAACGGGATCTGATAAAGACATAAGTGCACttgattccatttcattttatttgtacaGTACTTTCACACGCCATTCCCAGTCTGAGTTTTGCATAAATTTAGGAGtaaagttttcttctcttttaacttACCATTttagtcttattttctttctcacattCCAACTCTCATATCCTAAACCCACCTTCTTCCACCCCACTTCtacataagaaaatgagaaaaagttcagaaaaagagaataaggGAGCAGTGTTGACAtaagaaaagtcagagaaaagaaaaaaaatgaaaaactaaggaTCATCACTCTGAACTCCATATTCTTAGCCTCTGGTAGTCCATGAGGAAGAACCTATGAGTGTCATTAAATGCCACCATAATAATGCATTCAACTTATGTTTATGCTTGCATATTGTTGAGAAGGGGAAGTGAGAAAGGCTAGCCTGTCAAACCCCTTCCCTAAATCTTCTAGTTTCCTTAAGTAACATGAACTCTGATCCAAGTAGTCAATGCATCTGTCAAGCTTCTCAAACCACTAGTTTCCTTTCCTGGTTTGGACTCCCAATTAACTCCACTCTCCctactgccttctttttttccGAACCACCTTTCATTTCATTCCAACTCAATCCTATTGCATCTTACTCCCATCTTAAATGGAAACTCCATTTCCTGTAGTTTAAGGAACACTTCTCCACACTACCTACCATTgcagatgtctttccatttgcagCCCTGACCTCTCTCACTTCCTCTAGCTTCTCTCCTTAACCACATTTAGCATCCCTTGAGAGGGTAATTATATTCTAAGccagcttgttctttgaaaattacatttttctcatgCCCCTTTCATAATAATAGAAAATGGGACAGGTCTGTTATTTTCTGGTGCCACTTCCATAAGATAAATGCACTTCAGTCAGGATTCCCTCAAAAAAATATACTACCCTTTCCACATCATACACATCACACTACCTTCTgcaaggaatttaaaatagtaGCTTCACTACTGAAGCTACTGCTTCACAAAGTTCTAAGCTTTTGAGTCCAAATTGGTTTATCTCTAGATATCAGAGGACATGTGAGAAGGCCTTCTCAGCAGCAGTGAAGAAATGAAACACCACTGTAAtcgagaagaaacaaaaaaagtagaacataaaattttcattatcaAAGAGATTTTACACCAGGCATAgttaaacaggaaagaaagacttAAAGACTACTGAAATAGGAAATTCAACTCTAATGAAACAAGTGGCTGGAGAGTTATTAAGAACTGCAGTAAGGGGCTTGCCTagctggctgagttggttaagagtctgccttaggctcaggtcatgatcctggggacctggggtcccacaatgggctccctgctcagcagggagactgcttcccccttctccctcttccctctactcatgtttgctctctttctctcaaataaataaataaaatctttacaaaaaaaaaaaaagaaaaaagagctgcAGTAAGGGCCAGCTGTGTGTGGTGACTGGTCTTACTGAAAGGAAAAGTAAGCTTACAGGTTGTAGTTTTGCCGTTGGAGCAAGGTGCCCATTGATGTTGGGTTCCTACCCTTCCATAGACATTAGGAAATAGGAACACTATCTTTCGGAGGATTACATTTCAAAAGGATGGttcctcagccatgagaaagactGGCCTTCAAattgacagaaggaaaaaaaaaaattgacagaagGCTTAAAGAAGattcatatacatttaaaaaggggCTAGagagggtgacgggcactgaggggggcacttgatgagatgagcactgggtgttatgctgtatgttggcatatagaactccaataaaaaaaatatatacaaaaaaaataaatctccacaAGAATTGATGCTAATCAAATCAAAAATTTCGGCCGTAATTGTGCTGGATAACTTAGCTGTTACAGAGCTTGTTATTAAAGACTTCAGAATGCCAAAaaaagccgggggggggggggcggtgtagAGAAAGATTGGGATTTAcaacttttctaaaataaatggtTTGAGAAAAAAGAGGCCAGGGACCCAAATTTAAGGTGAAACTTGCaaggactgcctgggtggctcgggggttgagtgcctgccttcatgcccagggcctgatcctggagtccctgggattgagtctagcagctggctccctgcatggagtctacttctccctctgcccattctctcgtgaataaagaagtaaaatctttaaattaaaaaaaaaaaaaagatgaaccttGCCCAAAGTTGTCAAGTAGAAAGGGGAATGGTGGGGCCTTCTTGATTACCATAGAGAACAAAAGAAGTGTTTATTCTTCCCCCTAGGATCTCAGCTTCCGCAAGTTTGAGAATTCCTGTCTCAAAAGAGCCTtttagagtaaaaagaaaaaaaaaaaaaaaggaagcaaacaaaagaaagagtgctttttaaaaagttttccaagGAACTTCTTGACTTTACATTTGCCCAACACTTTTGTGCGCTGACAGTTTGGGTTTTAAGCTCAGTCTAATAGGGCAGGCAAGAACAAATAATGGTGACATGAAGAGCAAACGTTTTAAGGGCCCTATACAAAGTACAACTGGGAAGACGGGAACAGCAGCTCACATTGATCAAGCACTTGTGTTCTCACAGCTCTAcgtttaatcttcacaaaacccTTCAAGTACCAGATTACTTCCATTCGGAGATGcaaaactgaggctcggagaagTCAAGGAATTTGCTCAAAATCACACACGTTCAAACGGCACTTCTAACGCAGGCACCAATCCCAGAGCGTCACTCCTAAGGACGTTATTGAAAAACTGTCCCCAAGCACGGGGCACAGGCTTTACACGAAGAGTTGGTCCTTCGAAGATAGAATCAAGCCTTAAAGCTGAAGCCACGCGCGGCGCGGCAGGAATTCCAGGCCCTGAGGAGGGGTCTGCTGTGTCGCCGCAACGCTTCCCGCGGCCACGGCGGACGGTGAGCGTGGCCGCGAAGGCCGTAGAGTCAGGCGGAGCGACCTCACGCTCTCCTCCAGGGCAAGCACTTTCTCAGTCGAGGCCCCgggctccgggggggggggggggggggggggagggggggctagAGAAGCAGCCGCCCCGAGGCCTCCCTACCGCAGCCTGTGCCCGGGTCCCGGCCCCCGGCGGGCACACGGAAAGCGCCCAGGGACCGCGGACACCCACGTGACTGCAACCACCAGAAGTCACTCCGCGGTGCGCGTCCCGTCCCAGCCCGCTCATA
Protein-coding regions in this window:
- the LOC112678140 gene encoding olfactory receptor 10AD1; translated protein: MGRSKTVDLRNGSTVTEFILVGFEQSSSSTQALLFALFLALYSLAMAMNGLIIFITWTDPRLNSPMYFFLGHLSFLDVCFITTTIPQMLIHLVVKNHIVSFASCLTQMYLVFGVGVAECILLAFMAYDRYVAICHPLSYAQIMSRRVCVKLVSTAWFFGLINGILLDYMTFRGPFCRDNHIENFFCEAPIVIALSCGDPQFSLRTIFADAVVVLLSPMVLIVISYARILASILGRASSSGRGKTFSTCASHLTVVIFFYTSAMFSYMNPRSTHGPDKDKPFSLLYTIITPMCNPIIYSFRNKEMKGAMVRALGRTSLAQAESV